The following are encoded together in the Zingiber officinale cultivar Zhangliang chromosome 8A, Zo_v1.1, whole genome shotgun sequence genome:
- the LOC122011210 gene encoding pectinesterase-like — protein sequence MAFFVFFLLLAPMLSDVVPRSAALNPSIACNSTLDPKFCMTFLTRPRDCSLHDYGRFSLAKSLSNARMFLDLVDLYLARRSTLSPTSVMALQDCRLLSSLNIDFLTTASVTVNYTDTLLGHQAEKLQTLLSALVTNQKTCSDGLKAVPISDGLAVPISDCTKLYSMSLALFNKAWVMPNKTNRGNRSASEVTPHRRGLLFHEALVDGDRRLPLWISGSKRELLERWRRRTQRLLQDGTDTILVHNIVLVSQDGKGDYTSITAAVNSAPSNLDGTTAGYYLIFVAAGIYQEYVVVGQRKTYLMMIGEGINQTVVTGNHNVADGRTTFNSATFAVVGQGFVAMNMTFRNTAGPAKGQAVAIRNGADLSAFYLCSFEGYQDTLYAHSMRQFYRECDIYGTVDYIFGDAAAVFQRCNVYSRLPLHGQGNTITAQGRSDPNQNTGTSMQSCRFLAAADLKAAGHSTRTYLGRPWQLYSRTVIMESFIDALVDPAGWLPWNGSFALATLYYAEFRNSGPGAGTASRVKWPGFHVIRSGEADNFTASKFIQGDNWLSLAGVPYDRGLKL from the exons ATGGctttcttcgtcttcttcctcctcctcgctCCGATGCTCTCCGACGTGGTCCCTCGTTCCGCCGCGCTCAACCCTTCCATTGCTTGCAACTCCACCCTCGACCCCAAGTTTTGCATGACCTTCCTCACGCGGCCGCGAGACTGCAGCCTCCACGATTACGGCCGCTTCTCCCTGGCCAAGTCCCTCTCTAACGCCCGCATGTTCCTCGACTTGGTCGACCTCTACCTCGCCCGCCGGTCGACCTTGTCCCCCACTTCCGTCATGGCCCTCCAGGACTGCCGGCTCCTCTCTAGCCTCAACATCGACTTCTTGACTACGGCATCGGTCACGGTGAATTACACCGACACGCTGCTCGGCCACCAGGCCGAGAAGCTGCAGACCCTGCTCTCCGCCCTGGTGACCAACCAAAAGACCTGCTCCGACGGCCTGAAAGCGGTTCCTATTTCCGACGGCCTCGCGGTGCCCATTTCCGACTGCACCAAGCTCTACAGCATGTCCCTCGCGCTCTTCAACAAGGCTTGGGTCATGCCCAACAAGACGAACAGGGGAAACCGCTCTGCCTCAGAAGTAACGCCGCACCGCAGAGGACTTCTCTTCCACGAGGCTCTCGTCGACGGCGATCGCCGGCTGCCGCTGTGGATCTCGGGCTCGAAGAGAGAACTGCTCGAGAGGTGGAGGCGCCGTACCCAACGACTCCTGCAAGACGGCACGGATACCATTCTGGTGCACAACATTGTGCTGGTGAGCCAAGATGGAAAGGGGGACTACACCAGCATCACCGCCGCGGTCAACTCGGCACCAAGCAACCTCGACGGGACCACCGCCGGCTACTACTTGATATTCGTCGCCGCCGGAATCTACCAGGAGTACGTCGTCGTCGGGCAGCGTAAAACGTACTTGATGATGATCGGCGAAGGTATCAACCAGACGGTGGTCACCGGAAACCATAATGTGGCCGATGGCCGGACTACCTTCAACAGCGCAACGTTTG CGGTGGTGGGGCAGGGGTTCGTGGCCATGAACATGACCTTCCGGAACACCGCCGGCCCCGCGAAGGGCCAGGCCGTCGCCATCCGGAATGGGGCCGACCTCTCGGCCTTCTACCTCTGCAGCTTCGAGGGCTACCAGGACACGCTCTACGCGCACTCGATGCGGCAATTCTACCGCGAGTGCGACATCTACGGCACTGTCGACTACATCTTCGGCGACGCGGCGGCGGTCTTCCAGCGATGCAACGTCTACTCCCGGCTGCCTCTTCACGGGCAGGGCAATACCATCACCGCCCAGGGCCGGAGCGACCCCAACCAGAACACCGGCACCTCGATGCAGTCTTGCAGGTTCCTCGCCGCGGCCGACCTCAAGGCGGCAGGCCACTCGACGAGGACGTACCTCGGCCGGCCGTGGCAGCTCTACTCGAGGACGGTGATCATGGAGTCGTTCATCGACGCGTTGGTCGATCCGGCAGGGTGGTTGCCGTGGAACGGCAGCTTCGCGTTGGCAACGTTGTACTATGCGGAGTTCCGTAACTCGGGGCCCGGCGCTGGGACTGCCAGCCGGGTCAAATGGCCGGGATTTCATGTGATTAGGTCCGGCGAGGCGGACAATTTCACGGCGAGCAAGTTCATTCAGGGAGACAACTGGTTGTCACTGGCCGGAGTGCCTTATGACAGAGGATTAAAGCTTTAA
- the LOC122010105 gene encoding glycerol-3-phosphate dehydrogenase SDP6, mitochondrial, producing MAATSRFKGLGAVLAASGASWAAVALVQPPTASASERGPSGIDFARRKIADPFAVVPPREVQESALIGTSPINPLDVLVIGGGATGCGVALDAATRGLRVGLVEREDFSSGSSSRSTKLVHGGVRYLEKAVFNLDYGQLKLVFHALRERKQVIDNAPHLCQALPCMTPCFEWFETVYYWMGLKLYDLVAGRRMLHLSRYYSANESAELFPTLAKKGHKGSLKGTVVYYDGQMNDSRLNVGLACTAALVGAAVLNHAEVVSLIKDEVGERVVGARIRNQLSGKEFDTFAKVIINAAGPFCDSIRKMANKDAPAMICPSSGVHIILPDYYSPEGMGLIVPKTKDGRVVFMLPWLGKTLAGTTDSSTAITMLPEPHEDEIQFILDAISDYLNVQVRRSDVHSAWSGIRPLAIDPSAKNTESISRDHVIFVDHPGFITITGGKWTTYRSMAEDAVNAAIEAGKLKPSNGCVTDHLRIAGGDGWDPVSFTILAQQYVRMKKTHSGKIIPGVMDSAVSKHLSHAYGTLAERVATIAQNENLGKRLAHGYPFLEAEVAYCARNEYCESAVDFIARRSRLAFLDTDAAGRALPRVIEILSAEHKWDRARQRLELRKGKEFLETFKSSKNAQFRDGKHTG from the exons ATGGCGGCCACTTCTCGCTTTAAGGGACTCGGAGCAGTCCTCGCTGCCTCGGGGGCGTCCTGGGCGGCCGTTGCTCTCGTGCAGCCACCGACGGCCTCCGCCTCCGAACGCGGACCCTCTGGGATCGATTTCGCCCGACGAAAGATCGCCGATCCCTTCGCCGTAGTCCCGCCAAGGGAGGTCCAGGAGTCGGCCCTCATCGGGACCAGCCCCATCAACCCGCTCGATGTCCTCGTGATCGGCGGTGGGGCTACCGGCTGCGGCGTCGCGCTGGATGCCGCCACCCGAGGGCTTCGCGTGGGTCTCGTCGAGAGGGAAGATTTCTCGTCGGGGTCGTCTTCGAGGTCCACTAAATTAGTACACGGAG GTGTACGATATTTGGAAAAAGCTGTGTTCAATCTTGACTATGGGCAGTTGAAATTGGTTTTCCATGCACTAAGGGAGCGTAAGCAGGTCATTGATAACGCCCCACATTTATGCCAAGCATTGCCCTGCATGACACCTTGTTTTGAGTGGTTTGAGACTGTATATTATTGGATGGGACTAAAATTATATGATCTTGTTGCTGGCCGAAGGATGCTACATCTCTCACGGTATTATTCTGCAAATGAATCAGCTGAACTTTTTCCAACACTGGCCAagaaaggtcacaagggaagcttgAAAGGAACTGTTGTGTATTATGATGGGCAAATGAACGATTCACGGCTGAATGTAGGACTAGCTTGTACTGCTGCATTAGTCGGTGCTGCTGTTCTTAATCATGCAGAAGTAGTATCCTTGATTAAGGATGAAGTTGGTGAGCGAGTAGTGGGTGCACGAATTCGCAATCAGTTGTCAG GTAAAGAGTTTGATACATTTGCAAAAGTTATTATAAATGCGGCTGGACCCTTTTGTGATAGCATAAGAAAAATGGCCAATAAAGATGCACCAGCAATGATATGTCCAAGTAGTGGTGTCCACATAATACTTCCTGATTATTATTCTCCTGAGGGAATGGGACTAATTGTTCCCAAAACAAAAGATGGACGGGTTGTTTTTATGTTACCTTGGTTGGGAAAGACACTTGCTGGAACTACAGATTCTAGCACTGCCATTACAATGCTCCCAGAGCCACATGAAGATGAAATACAATTTATATTGGATGCCATTTctgactaccttaatgtccag GTTAGACGTTCAGATGTGCATTCTGCATGGAGTGGTATTCGACCATTGGCCATTGATCCATCAGCAAAAAACACTGAGAGTATATCCAGAGATCATGTCATCTTTGTGGATCATCCTGGTTTTATAACTATAACAGGTGGAAAGTGGACTACATACCGAAG CATGGCTGAAGATGCAGTTAATGCAGCAATAGAGGCAGGCAAGTTGAAACCTTCCAATGGTTGTGTGACTGATCACCTCCGTATTGCCGGTGGAGATGGATGGGATCCAGTGTCATTCACTATACTTGCTCAACAGTATGTACGAATGAAAAAAACACACAGCGGCAAAATTATTCCTGGGGTGATGGATAGTGCTGTTTCCAAGCATTTATCCCACGCATATGGTACTCTTGCTGAACGAGTAGCTACTATTGCTCAG AATGAGAACTTGGGGAAACGACTAGCCCATGGATACCCCTTCCTAGAAGCTGAGGTTGCATATTGTGCTCGGAACGAGTATTGCGAATCAGCTGTCGACTTCATCGCTCGAAGGTCTAGACTTGCTTTTCTTGACACTGATGCAGCAGGTCGAGCATTGCCCCGTGTAATAGAGATTCTGTCTGCCGAGCACAAGTGGGACAGAGCCAGACAAAGGCTAGAGTTGCGAAAGGGCAAGGAATTTTTGGAAACATTCAAATCATCAAAAAATGCACAGTTTCGTGATGGAAAACACACAG GTTGA